Proteins co-encoded in one Coregonus clupeaformis isolate EN_2021a chromosome 17, ASM2061545v1, whole genome shotgun sequence genomic window:
- the si:ch211-57n23.1 gene encoding uncharacterized protein si:ch211-57n23.1 has protein sequence MQWLQDGTTSWAWLCLSCCLLLSAWCPVGAEVGPTPDPESGELMQGDWEWGSGSFNLQDLLHSFPADSPFVTETPGNPVNCSQRFWLPSASPVCWDDIAGPEEFEQSRLLVLQNRAALQAVSLASEVVVEGGTSASFKQQALEDLQVVRADYLNVTETTETMQKVFLTLEEKRKEGTEHWTFSSIKEHIANTKDSINGRDHVAALLEKQFSSLEKSLHIMQLRLDKLMAQ, from the exons ATGCAGTGGCTCCAGGATGGAACAACTAGCTGGGCTTGGCTCTGCCTGTCCTGCTGCCTCCTGCTGAGTGCCTGGTGCCCGGTGGGGGCGGAGGTGGGACCCACACCCGACCCAGAGTCAGGGGAGCTCATGCAGGGAGACTGGGAGTGGGGCTCCGGTTCCTTCAACCTCCAGGATCTCCTCCACAGCTTCCCCGCCGACAGCCCCTTTGTGACAGAGACTCCGGGGAACCCTGTCAACTGCTCCCAGCGCTTCTGGCTGCCCTCTGCCTCTCCAGTCTGCTGGGACGACATCGCGGGGCCAGAGGAGTTTGAGCAGTCCCGTCTGCTGGTGCTCCAGAACAGGGCGGCCCTGCAGGCGGTGTCCCTGGCTAGCGAGGTGGTGGTAGAGGGGGGAACCTCAGCCTCGTTTAAACAGCAGGCCTTGGAGGACTTGCAGGTGGTGCGGGCGGACTACCTGAACGTGACAGAGACGACGGAGACCATGCAGAAGGTGTTCCTCAcactggaggagaagaggaaggaggggaCGGAGCACTGGACCTTCTCAAG TATAAAGGAGCACATTGCCAACACGAAGGACTCAATCAATGGAAGAGACCACGTGGCAGCCCTCCTAGAGAAACAGTTCTCCAGCCTAGAGAAGTCTTTACACATCATGCAACTCCGACTTGACAAACTAATGGCACAGTGA